AGTAGTAGATAGTGGAATAATAGTATCAAGTATAAAATAGCGTAGTTTAGggaaataaatgaataatgTTACAAGGTGTGTAAGAACGGTTAACTGAAAAAGGACTCAAAAGTGAGcttaaatgtgtaaaatttgagtctttcaattattaaacCAGGAATTTCATGCgatttttgaaaatttaaggTATATTctgaaaaattatgaatGATGGGACAATCTCACTATAAAGCACAATTCATAGAGCTTTTcagaataaatttaagttttaaaataatttttatcgCAGTTTTGTGAAATATGTCCGGATTGGAGACGATTAAGCTGCTCCAATATGGAAAGTGTTATGACGTATTTTTGGCTGAGGATTCCATAGGGAACCGGTTCGCAGTCAAGAGGTTTTACAGGCACGAGTTGGAGAAACGGAAAGAATACGTCAATAGGAATGGGAAACTGGTGAAAAAGAACTGGTTTGAGGACTTTAAAAGGGCTTTAGAGGTCCAAAAAGTCCTGGATCACGAGTCCTGCATCAAATTACATGGCGTTTTCGGGATTGATTTCAGTCGAGAAAGGCCAACTTTCGAGGAGGAAATTGAACTTGGTAATCTCTTTATATGTTAACTATGGTTTAGTATTTGAATATGCTGAATTTGGCTGTCTAATGGACCTTGAAAGTTTCCATGAAGAGGTCCCAAATTTCCCCAAACCAGTCGTCAAATGCATAGCAAAAGACCTTTTAAGCGCTCTTTTATACCGTAATTTcttatgtaaatattaatttgattataGTGTCGGAGATAAACGTCGCACACCGTGATTTAAAacctaataatatattcatGAATTCACGAGGCAGATGTAAACTAGGTACTCTACacactaaataaattagttaactGAGGTGTTAACAGTGCTGCAGGAGACTTTGGGGAATCTGAATTTATGACTGACGGAAAGGTCAAAGGCTCCAAAGGCACTTATTACTTTCTAGCCCCCGAAGTTTTCGATGACAATTCCAGTATCAATTCCAGTTACTCATACCcatactaataatactatactaataattatactaataatactatagtagtaatagtgGTGACAGTTAATAGTGGTGAATAGTGGATAAAAGTGTTATAGGTGGGAATGATGGGAGTGCGTTGGATATGTGGGCGTTGGGAATTACGTTATggattttatattttaggaGTTTCCCCTTTTACTGTCTCTCTGGGTCAATTTACGAAACAATGACCAATATCGAAAACTTTGACTTCAACACTCAAATACAAACTGTAAAATTACTTAATTCACCCGAAAACGAAGGTAATTCCGGTGATAAATTATGCAATTCCGATAAATTATGCAATTCcgataaattatgtaattcCGATGATAAACTATGTAATTCCGATGATGGAATGGATGAAAATGAGTGTAATTCCGTGGATCAGTCTGTTAAAGCTGGAGAAGATTTGGGGAGTAATTCTCCCGAAAACTGGGTGAAAGAAGATGCGCGGgagtttataaatttgttggAGAAGATGTTGGAGAAGGACCCGGAAAAAAGAATTAAAGCAAGAGAAGCTTTAGTATggaataattaactaaaattaccaaatttgaataaaaaatgttatagAATCATGAATGGTTGAGAAATGTGGATTATGAGGCCGCCAGAGAATATTGTAgaagaaatattaaaaattaattttttaattttatgtaattatattaattaatggAGGAGGAGAAGAGTAGGCACCGGAAGTACCGCAGGGATAAGCCCTGGGACGATGATACCATAGATCACTGGAAAATCGAACCTTTTACCAAGGTATTTTCCctagtaaaatttaatataatttattataaaatgcTGATTTAGGAGGAGAATGAGCCTTCTCTCGTAGAGGAGAGTTCATTTCGCATACTATTTCCAAAATACAGAgaaaaatatatacaatcCGTTTGGGGCGACGttaaaaagtattttattCACTCTATCACGTTTATTTCTTTAGTTGTTTATCGCAATATCACATAAACTGTGAGCTGGATTTGCTGGAAGGGTCGATGACTGTAATAACTACTGATAAAACCTGGGATCCttacataataattaaagtAACAATCAACTAAATCATCATTATTAGGCCAGAGatttgattaaattattggcGAGGAGTGTTCCTTTTCCTCAGGCTAAGAGGATACTTGACGACGGCGTTTACTGTgacattattaaaatcggtactaaaaatatattaacacaTGTTCAGGAGGGTTAATTAGgaataaagataaatttattaagaGGAGACAAAGACTCGTTGGACCAGGCGGTTCAACCCTTAAAGCGCTGGAATTACTCACAGAATGCTATATACTAACTCAAGGTCAAACAGTATCAGTTATCGGGTCAATCAAGGGTATTAAAACTGTTCGTAAAATTGTCGAGGATTGCATTTACAATATCCACCCCGTCTACTATATCAAGGAATTGATCATTAAAAGAGAACTAAgcaaaaatgaaaaattaaaaaatgtatcCTCCCacagttaataatagttaataatagttaataatagttaataatagttaataatagttaataatagttaataatagttaataatagttaatagtatagttagtggtataatagtgtgtagGAGAACTGGGACAGATTTTTACCGCAGTTTAAGAAGCGTTGTGTGAAGAGGAGGAAGGTTAAGGTTGTGAGGAAGAAGAAAGAGAATTCATTACTTATACCAGAGCAGGTGAGAATACATAATTGTAATAGCTCTTTAGCAACCGAGGAAGGAGGATATTTTACTGGAGACTGGCGAGTATTTTATGCGTGAGGAGGAGCggaagaagaagaaacAATTTGAACAACGGCAAAAGCAAAAACAAAAACACCaagaaaaaaaattaaaaaaattacaaatttatgaaaaaaatGATTCAAACAATGCCAATGAGGACGGTTCTACAAGTGAACCTAAAAGTAACCAGAGTGAAAAATcggataaaaaattaactagTAAAAAAAGTACGAAACCAGCCTCAAAAGATTATTtcatataataatgtactAACTTTATCGTGCCAAATATACAATTTAGTTTACTCAGCTACTtctgaaaattaaatattaatgtgtaaaatgttaaaagGGAATTACGAAGAAGTAATTCCCCATAGGGAGATTTGATTAGTTAATATCGTAAATTAATATCCCCTCTACTTTGTTACAAATTTCACAaggaaataaataaaatttatatcatataaattagaaaatttaaGGAGAATGGATGCTATTGTGTtgtatttattactttttaTAGAATAGCACGTAATCTCTAAATATGGGATCTGACTAGTATTTTCCgaatttaatgtttacggataaatgagtaaaaagTACGCAAAGTCTACTCTGGGTGCAGTGGCCGCAAGAAACACCAAGGCGGCCAATGTAGCCAAAAGAGAAGTCgcagattttaaaaataacgttaaaaatgttttaacaCAGGTTTGAAAATGTATTTCCacgttaaaattttatttttagggttataataatgatgaattgtcaaatattcaaagaaaaaaaatgtatttcTCTACccagttacacatttcacttttatccctaaattataatttttattaccaaattataACTTTTATTACTAAGTTAAACGATTTATTACCAAGATAAATGATTTACTACTAAGATAAACGATTTAATATTGagttgtgtaaattttctGTAGTTTAAATGACATTGAAAAGTTGCAAAATGACTCCTCAAATGTTTTATCATCGCTATACGAATATTCCGAAGAGTTAcgattaaaaaatgtacCACATCCTATACAGAATTATGCCTAGTTACACATAGATACAGAGTTACGAATAATTACGCATAGTATAACTGGTTAATGTGTAACAGGAGTCCTATGTGTTATATGATAGTTTATTGGACGACTTTAAGCAGAACATGGGTAAAATCGAAGATTTGAGAGCGAAATTGGTAAATTACCAAACCTCGATACCAAATTCAATACGAGACGTGAAACACGACATGTAAgatttaaacttttaatAGTTTTTAGACATGTCGACGAAGATGAGAACATGGAATTAGTGCAAGATCAATTATATAACCTGTAAGCTACAGTTTTCACACTGTTGTTCAGTTCTGAGTACCCACTTGAAAATACAATTTTGGACGAAAGATCCgaacaaattaaacaaCTAAGATCATCTGTTTACGGTAATCttactaattaattatactaatcatactaattattactaattatactaatatttatactattaacagtataaataataatgtaatagGGATTCAAGATATGTATATTGAGATTGGTGATATGGTGGATTATCAGGGGGATCAACTAGGTACTAATATTTCAGCTGAATGATTTTCAGATAATATTGAGagtaatttgttaaatgtTGTATCAGACTCCAGAACAGCAACTAATGACCTAAGATCAATTGATCGAAGAGCAATACCCAAAATGACTTATTTCGTTGTATTCGTACTCTTGGTCTGTGTTCTGATTGTCATTGTAATTTACtctaaaatttgattaactctacactaatttagtagtttacacactaattttagtagagtttacacactaattttagtagagtttacacactaattttagtacagagtttacacactatgcatatagtatagaattattatacattaacTCTAGGAGTAAGTAGTTATAGTGTGGAGTTAACAGGACAGAACAACTTTTAGGTGAGCTTTAGGTTTCCTAATAACGTCACATCGCCCTTTAGCTCTGAAGAAAGGTTTCTTAACAACTCCGCCTGGAGTAGCAGAAAGCTCCCTGAACCTGAATTTTAAAGGCTCCTCAGAGTTTTCATAGAGCCGTTTAGCGTTGAAAAGAGCGGATTTAATGGCTTTAAAAATGGCAACGGCGTATTTATTTGAGCCACGCTGAGCAAGATCACCAAGTGCCAGGAGCACAGGCATCTTCTTAATTTGCCTTAAAATCTTCGTTAACTTTATGGGCGAGAGAAACAAATACTTAACATGGCAAGAAGCAGTTCTCTCAAGCATGAGCTTGTCCATCCTGCCACCTTTGTGCCGTTTTCTCACTTTAATCCCAAGCTCCTTAGCCTTCAAAGCGTCGAGATACGATCTTTGCTTCTGTTTAATCGTGTTCTCCATCATCCGAACCTCAGGACTATCAGCAGAATATTTACGAATTGGCAAGTCGCAATTTATCTTATGAATCTAATGAATGTTATTAAGGTGAGAATTGtgagttaattattttttaccttttcCATCTTTTGAGAAACGGTTAACCTGTGAGAAGGATACAAGGCAAAGTTGGGAGAATTTGAGTAATTAAGCTTCTGCGATGAAATTAAGAAACATTCTGAAAAACCAACAGAAAATAGtaacaaaaatattagCATCAActacattttaatattacaaatatgcataaaaataattataaaataagaaataataaaatatttttataagaatttgaaattagtaaaatataataaagatgattaaaaattataaaattccaATCCATGAAGAATGAATGTGTAAGGATGGGGAATCTGAAGAATTTGCGTTTGAAATCAAACGATGAAATTTCTGGAATAAAAATGTAGAATATGAATTTATCTTCGACTCAATGATTTCAATTTGACTTTTGGACTGTACTATAGTAACATTTCGAGAATTAGTTTTTTCGGCATCTTCTTTGAACtattttagaaaaaatGAAATCGCAAAGTAAAAATGGCTTCAATTAACCTAATGAAGTTCTTGGTCTCAATTTCGACTATTTTAGTCTTACACATTGGAGGGGTTTCGTGCGATTCAGACACCGTAAACCTCTCGGGAGTCAGTGAAAAACTCGCCTCATTGGTTTCAGTTACCGTGTTTATCCTGGTATCTTCCTGTTTTTTTCACTTTTTAACCTCTAAGATAAATGACAAGATTCCAATATCCCTGGTCCTATTTATCTACGGGATGCTCACCTACGGCATTCTGATGAGTTTTGATCACCAAAAACTCCCCTTTGGGATTCTCAGGTGGATATCATCACTAAGGAACATTGATAACTCCATACTCTACTTTATAGCTCTTCCCATTCTACTCTATGAAGCCACTCAAACTATAGACTGGTATTCATTTTGTAACTTCTTACTCGCAGGAATCAGTCTCGCAGTCATCGGGGTATAACACGCAGATTCAGTTATTTTAGTCACATAATTGCTTATTATACTGATAAACAGCTGTTTAACCatgtaattatttgattgaATATGGTTCAGGTTGTATTGCAAGTGGCAATACTGGGAATTCTGTTCCATTACACACTAAGAGAAAATGACAGATggtcattttttattagtttCCTACTGGCTTCAATTTTAAGTTCTACGGACCCAGTTGCAGTTTTATCCATTCTAGGTGATTCCACTTCATCACACAAACTAATCACAATGTTCAACGGTATCAACTATTTACAtcttaataaaatattttaccgAATTTCTGTAGGAGAATCACTGATAAATGATGGAACGAGTGTGTTgttatttcaatttttttatttattgagCATAAATGAAAAGTCGTCGTATTGGTACTACattatgttatttataaaGCTGTTGATTTTATCGCCTCTACTTGGGATCGCCTGCGCCCTGGTGGTGATAGTCTGGATATCATTTTTCCGTAAATGCCACATCGTCCAGTGCATTATCTCAATTTCATTCGGATACCTTCTGTACTTTTGCTCAGAATATTATCTTAACATTTCTGGACCTCTGTGCATAGTTTGCTACGGCATATTCATTAAGGCATATGGGCTAATTACCTTTGATAAAGAAGCACTTGAGAAACATCATGTACTAATAGAGTCGATCTCATACATGTCAAACTGTGTAGTATTCGTAGTCTCAGGTATTATTACAGTAGGGATGCTGAGGTCACAGTTTAAAATCAAGAGTATAGGTAACTCCATACCCTAATCTGATTATTTTAGGCATGAAAATACTTAGACTTGTTGTTGTGTATATTTATCTCAATATCACCAGAACTATTATGCTCATACTCTTTAAACCACTACTGACCTACACCGGatatcaaattaatttcaaaGAGGTATCTCAACAccattatactatttttatactattaatatactattattagttattatagtattattatactattattagttattatggtaatattatactattattagttGTTATTGTTGATTTGGGGAGGATTGAGAGGTGCAATGGTATTAGTGCTAGGATTGAGACTGGAGAATGATAAACGAATTAGTGATTTAATCAGcgatttattatcattttacaTTTCAGGAAGCACCATGATCATTCTAATTCTACACGTACCAAATACACAGATACGTactattaagtatatataatagtataatagtgtgtatTGGTTTGTAGGGATTTACGtttaatttgttgtatAAATTACTGAATCCATACCCGGTGAAAGAGTATCGAATAGAGTATTTGAAAAAGACAATGAAGTTTATTGAGGATAAGTATTTGGAGAGATTAAGCAATTTGGAGAATTACTGGCTATACAAGAATACAGACGTGCTGGAAAAGGCAAATCTCTTGGTTCCAGTACTGACAAATGTAAAATGGAGTAAACTTGGAACTATTTCATACAATGTAACACATGCgaatataaaaaatctCATGGTAATTGATGAGAGGAAAGGAGCAACTCAGGAAGAGTTAGACCTTGAAGATGAAGAGAATATCTTCCTACTGAACAGACAACTTAACACCAATTTTACGCACGattatttgaataatataaactCACAGTCAAGTGATTTATACACTAACCCGTCTCatggtaattttaaatttatcttaGATTTATGAATTAGGAAGTTCCGGAGCATCATCGGCAACTGGAGTTGACGGCCCAATCCCTCCAAACCGCAGCAGTGAGAACCTGGAAGTCATACGCTACACTGTTAGCAGTTTTAGCAGTGATTATGAAATTGCAAAGAGAGGCTCCATTGCAATAAATGAACCACTACCGAAGGAGGAATATTCAGAAATGGATAGTAGCAGCAG
Above is a window of Theileria parva strain Muguga chromosome 2, complete sequence, whole genome shotgun sequence DNA encoding:
- the mis3 gene encoding KRR1 small subunit processome component-like protein; this encodes MEEEKSRHRKYRRDKPWDDDTIDHWKIEPFTKEENEPSLVEESSFRILFPKYREKYIQSVWGDVKNCLSQYHINCELDLLEGSMTVITTDKTWDPYIIIKARDLIKLLARSVPFPQAKRILDDGVYCDIIKIGGLIRNKDKFIKRRQRLVGPGGSTLKALELLTECYILTQGQTVSVIGSIKGIKTVRKIVEDCIYNIHPVYYIKELIIKRELSKNEKLKNENWDRFLPQFKKRCVKRRKVKVVRKKKENSLLIPEQQPRKEDILLETGEYFMREEERKKKKQFEQRQKQKQKHQEKKLKKLQIYEKNDSNNANEDGSTSEPKSNQSEKSDKKLTSKKSTKPASKDYFI
- a CDS encoding SNARE domain protein — protein: MSKKYAKSTLGAVAARNTKAANVAKREVADFKNNVKNVLTQGYNNDELSNIQRKKILNDIEKLQNDSSNVLSSLYEYSEELRLKNESYVLYDSLLDDFKQNMGKIEDLRAKLVNYQTSIPNSIRDVKHDIHVDEDENMELVQDQLYNLSEYPLENTILDERSEQIKQLRSSVYGIQDMYIEIGDMVDYQGDQLDNIESNLLNVVSDSRTATNDLRSIDRRAIPKMTYFVVFVLLVCVLIVIVIYSKI
- the NHX7 gene encoding Sodium/hydrogen exchanger family protein, which codes for MASINLMKFLVSISTILVLHIGGVSCDSDTVNLSGVSEKLASLVSVTVFILVSSCFFHFLTSKINDKIPISLVLFIYGMLTYGILMSFDHQKLPFGILRWISSLRNIDNSILYFIALPILLYEATQTIDWYSFCNFLLAGISLAVIGVVLQVAILGILFHYTLRENDRWSFFISFLLASILSSTDPVAVLSILGDSTSSHKLITMFNGESLINDGTSVLLFQFFYLLSINEKSSYWYYIMLFIKLLILSPLLGIACALVVIVWISFFRKCHIVQCIISISFGYLLYFCSEYYLNISGPLCIVCYGIFIKAYGLITFDKEALEKHHVLIESISYMSNCVVFVVSGIITVGMLRSQFKIKSIGMKILRLVVVYIYLNITRTIMLILFKPLLTYTGYQINFKELLLLIWGGLRGAMVLVLGLRLENDKRISDLISDLLSFYISGSTMIILILHGFTFNLLYKLLNPYPVKEYRIEYLKKTMKFIEDKYLERLSNLENYWLYKNTDVLEKANLLVPVLTNVKWSKLGTISYNVTHANIKNLMVIDERKGATQEELDLEDEENIFLLNRQLNTNFTHDYLNNINSQSSDLYTNPSHGSSGASSATGVDGPIPPNRSSENLEVIRYTVSSFSSDYEIAKRGSIAINEPLPKEEYSEMDSSSSKELDDQEVYIIIFNGLLYIYNEMYNNSQIDGKSLLTLKTIINISLDFSINKLKQRSLHIWNNVKSTKISKLYSMINYDNFNDNGTDQDSPMNIGDFEDVNKINGFEFEWMLLKNNLEYILSKRLNFININNASFVLDIILSYIQAHEKLVVKQNNIIQIILSSKFLESYMKQINNAKKYVFIIKNKMNVMFYYCLLIKTSSTMINIKKEIVKQYYSNGMLLDEDEKKLNDLLDEYKITNKSNYTKIIKFIIKKFYHMITFKKNIYATTNIV
- the ppk34 gene encoding Protein kinase domain protein produces the protein MSGLETIKLLQYGKCYDVFLAEDSIGNRFAVKRFYRHELEKRKEYVNRNGKLVKKNWFEDFKRALEVQKVLDHESCIKLHGVFGIDFSRERPTFEEEIELVFEYAEFGCLMDLESFHEEVPNFPKPVVKCIAKDLLSALLYLSEINVAHRDLKPNNIFMNSRGRCKLDFGESEFMTDGKVKGSKGTYYFLAPEVFDDNSSGNDGSALDMWALGITLWILYFRSFPFYCLSGSIYETMTNIENFDFNTQIQTVKLLNSPENEGNSGDKLCNSDKLCNSDKLCNSDDKLCNSDDGMDENECNSVDQSVKAGEDLGSNSPENWVKEDAREFINLLEKMLEKDPEKRIKAREALNHEWLRNVDYEAAREYCRRNIKN
- a CDS encoding Ribosomal protein L22p/L17e family protein, which encodes MLIFLLLFSVGFSECFLISSQKLNYSNSPNFALYPSHRLTVSQKMEKIHKINCDLPIRKYSADSPEVRMMENTIKQKQRSYLDALKAKELGIKVRKRHKGGRMDKLMLERTASCHVKYLFLSPIKLTKILRQIKKMPVLLALGDLAQRGSNKYAVAIFKAIKSALFNAKRLYENSEEPLKFRFRELSATPGGVVKKPFFRAKGRCDVIRKPKAHLKVVLSC